The Benincasa hispida cultivar B227 chromosome 11, ASM972705v1, whole genome shotgun sequence genome has a segment encoding these proteins:
- the LOC120090752 gene encoding putative receptor-like protein kinase At3g47110, with translation MSSWNDSTHFCNWVGVTCNTTLKRIVALRLEARKLVGLLPPSLGNLTYLRAINLGDNHFHGPIPQEFGKLQQLRYLNLSFNNFSGEIPSNMSHCIELVVLQIGNNELIGQIPHQFFMLTKLEQLRCQSNQLTGDIPSWIGNLSSIFDLCFPYNHFEGKIPSEVGRLSRLKFFAVDANYLTGTVPLSLFNITSLTQLSLTQNKFHGNLPQNIGSTLPNLQFFYGGINYFRGPIPTSFVNASRLRVLDISQNNITGMIPDGLGSLRDLELLNFVNNKLGTGKVGDLNFINSLTNCTSLKILGLAVNRFGGPLPSSIANLSTQLIYLLLSGNILPSNIGNLQNLEEILLQGNELTGPIPSSIGNLSSLNKLNMSYNKVEGSIPPSLGRCRSLQVLDLSHNNLSGNIPKEVIGLSSLSIYLGLGHNSLNGSLPSEVGELNNLAQLDVSENILSGEIPINLGKCTSMERLDLGGNQFEGTIPQSLAALKGLEKLNLSNNNLSGLIPQFLGKLHSLKYLDLSYNNFEGQLPKGGVFSNSTMVFVFGNKNLCDGLPELHLPPCASNQTHLHSNKPFLKSNVLIPTAFAITFVGILVIIIFVCFVLKKSRKDASTNSSSAKEFLPQISYLELNKSTEGFSIDNLIGSGSFASVYKGVFSNDGSIVAIKVFNLQQQGASKSFIDECNALSKIRHRNLLKIITSCSSIDGQGNEFKALVFNFMSNGNLDVWLHPTNDGTNKKRLSIIQRLNVTIDIACGLDYLHNYCETPIIHCDLNPNNILLDDDMVAHVGDFGLARFMLKESNYHISFSQIMSLALKGSIGYIPPEYGSGSKISIEGDVFSYGILLLEMIIGKRPTHSTFDNGVDIHLFIARALPHDALKIIDPSIVFEETCREEEIEEEMQEIAIMS, from the exons ATGAGCTCCTGGAACGATTCCACACATTTTTGTAATTGGGTCGGTGTTACTTGTAATACTACTCTCAAAAGAATAGTGGCTTTGCGCTTAGAAGCTCGAAAATTGGTTGGTTTGTTACCTCCTTCACTGGGAAATCTTACTTATCTCAGGGCAATCAACTTGGGGGACAACCATTTTCATGGCCCAATTCCACAAGAGTTTGGTAAGCTACAACAATTGCGTTATCTGAATTTGTCCTTCAATAATTTTAGTGGAGAGATTCCAAGTAATATGAGTCATTGCATCGAACTTGTTGTTCTACAAATTGGTAACAATGAGCTTATAGGTCAGATTCCACACCAATTCTTCATGTTGACCAAGTTGGAACAACTACGATGTCAATCCAACCAGTTGACTGGAGATATCCCATCTTGGATAGGAAATTTGTCTTCCATATTTGATCTGTGTTTTCCATATAAccattttgaaggaaaaattcCCAGTGAAGTTGGACGTTTATCTAGATTGAAATTTTTTGCAGTTGATGCAAACTATTTGACAGGTACAGTACCACTTTCTTTGTTTAATATTACTTCTCTAACTCAATTGTCTCTCACCCAAAACAAATTCCACGGAAATTTACCACAAAATATTGGATCCACTCTTCCAAACCTGCAGTTCTTCTATGGCGGTATCAATTATTTTAGAGGCCCTATTCCCACGTCCTTTGTCAACGCCTCCCGCCTTCGGGTATTAGATATTTCTCAAAACAATATCACCGGAATGATACCGGATGGATTGGGGAGCTTAAGAGACTTGGAGTTACTCAATTTTGTTAACAACAAACTTGGAACTGGGAAAGTTGGTGATTTGAATTTCATCAATTCCTTGACTAATTGTACTAGTTTAAAGATTTTGGGTCTTGCTGTGAATCGTTTTGGAGGACCATTGCCTTCCTCCATCGCCAACCTTTCAACCCAACTCATATATCTACTTTTAAGTGGAAATAT TCTTCCTTCTAATATTGGGAATCTTCAGAATTTGGAAGAGATATTGTTGCAAGGGAACGAATTAACTGGGCCAATTCCATCGTCCATTGGTAACTTATCTTCACTCAACAAGCTCAACATGAGCTATAACAAAGTTGAAGGAAGTATACCACCAAGTTTAGGACGATGCAGAAGCTTGCAAGTGCTTGACCTATCTCATAACAACCTAAGTGGCAACATACCAAAGGAAGTTATCGGCCTCTCTTCCCTTTCCATCTACTTGGGCTTGGGTCATAACTCGCTTAATGGTTCTTTGCCATCTGAAGTGGGTGAGCTAAATAATTTAGCACAATTAGATGTGTCGGAGAACATATTATCAGGTGAAATTCCTATCAACCTCGGTAAATGTACAAGCATGGAGCGCTTGGATCTTGGGGGTAACCAATTTGAGGGAACAATTCCACAATCTTTGGCAGCTTTGAAAGGCCTAGAGAAATTAAACCTCTCCAACAACAACTTGTCTGGGTTAATTCCTCAATTTCTTGGCAAGCTTCACTCACTCAAGTATCTCGATCTGTCCTATAATAACTTTGAGGGGCAACTGCCCAAAGGAGGAGTTTTTTCCAATTCAACCATGGTTTTTGTCTTTGGGAATAAAAATCTATGTGATGGTTTACCAGAATTACATTTACCTCCGTGCGCATCTAACCAAACACATTTGCACTCCAATAAGccatttctaaaatcaaatgtATTAATTCCCACGGCATTTGCAATCACCTTTGTTGGTATTTTGGTGATCATCATTTTTGTGTGTTTCGTGCTTAAGAAGTCAAGGAAGGATGCTTCAACTAATTCTTCTTCTGCAAAGGAGTTTCTACCACAAATTTCTTACTTGGAACTCAATAAATCAACGGAAGGATTCTCTATAGACAATTTGATTGGTTCTGGTAGTTTTGCCTCTGTCTATAAAGGTGTTTTCTCGAATGATGGGTCTATAGTTGCCATTAAAGTTTTTAATCTCCAACAACAAGGTGCTTCCAAGagttttattgatgaatgcAATGCTCTCTCCAAAATACGACATCGGAATCTCCTCAAGATCATAACTTCTTGTTCAAGTATTGATGGACAAGGCAATGAATTTAAAGCTCTAGTCTTCAATTTTATGTCCAATGGAAATCTTGATGTATGGCTTCATCCAACAAATGATGGGACCAATAAAAAAAGGTTGAGTATCATCCAAAGATTGAACgttactattgatattgcatgTGGATTAGACTATCTACACAATTATTGTGAAACTCCTATCATTCATTGTGATCTAAACCCCAATAATATATTGCTCGACGATGATATGGTGGCTCATGTAGGAGACTTCGGGTTAGCTAGATTTATGTTGAAAGAATCAAATTATCATATATCCTTTAGTCAAATCATGTCACTTGCACTCAAGGGTTCTATAGGATATATCCCTCCAG AGTATGGTAGTGGTAGCAAAATTTCTATTGAAGGAGATGTCTTCAGCTACGGGATACTATTATTAGAGATGATCATCGGAAAAAGACCCACTCACAGCACGTTTGACAATGGTGTGGATATTCACTTGTTCATTGCAAGAGCACTACCTCATGATGCTTTGAAAATAATCGACCCTTCTATAGTATTTGAAGAAACATGCAGAGAAGAAGAGATCGAAGAGGAAATGCAAGAAATAGCAATAATGAGCTAA